A genomic region of Raphanus sativus cultivar WK10039 chromosome 6, ASM80110v3, whole genome shotgun sequence contains the following coding sequences:
- the LOC108808842 gene encoding mitogen-activated protein kinase kinase kinase 20-like, which produces MPSMEFMKPLGKGAYGSVDLMRITKPDDGSEPCYHAVKSSYAHDYESLRKEFRILSKLRNCPRIVQTLGSSLERGVDDYGVRVYKMSMEYAAGGSLASFMETRSLRDSMIRDFTLMILQGLVSIHSRGYVHCDLKPENLLLFPRHESFGGGLKSTYELKICDFGMSTKAGEESEFWEFDSPFLGTPLYMSPESVQDGVAERALDLWSLGCVVLEMYTGEGPWPFADSKDLLPELLSGNGPEIPQSLPWEARQFLKTCLARNPDERGSAEELLKHPFLRNVSDDQKKVMVTGAAGSRREPAVVLESKDAKKKPLRVKIIPPKPLQFKKVSHRPLRLKIIPPKPPGCKLIQV; this is translated from the coding sequence ATGCCGTCTATGGAGTTTATGAAACCCTTAGGAAAAGGCGCGTATGGTTCAGTCGATCTCATGAGAATCACAAAACCAGACGACGGCTCGGAACCATGCTACCATGCCGTGAAAAGCTCCTACGCTCACGACTACGAGTCTCTCCGCAAAGAGTTTCGGATACTTTCCAAACTCAGAAACTGCCCGAGAATCGTGCAAACCCTAGGGTCATCTCTCGAGAGAGGTGTCGATGATTATGGAGTCAGAGTTTACAAGATGTCGATGGAGTACGCAGCTGGTGGGAGTTTAGCTTCTTTCATGGAAACAAGATCGTTGCGCGACTCGATGATCAGAGACTTCACTCTCATGATTCTTCAAGGACTTGTCTCTATTCATAGTCGCGGTTACGTCCATTGCGATCTCAAACCGGAGAATCTCCTTTTGTTTCCACGTCATGAGAGTTTTGGTGGCGGCTTGAAGTCTACGTATGAGTTGAAGATATGTGATTTTGGGATGTCCACGAAAGCTGGAGAGGAGTCAGAGTTTTGGGAGTTTGATTCTCCCTTCTTGGGAACGCCTCTTTACATGTCGCCGGAATCTGTTCAGGACGGCGTCGCGGAGAGGGCGTTGGATCTGTGGTCGCTAGGCTGCGTTGTTCTGGAGATGTACACCGGAGAAGGGCCATGGCCGTTTGCAGATTCAAAGGATCTTTTGCCTGAACTGTTGAGTGGAAACGGGCCGGAGATTCCACAGTCTCTTCCTTGGGAAGCAAGGCAGTTTCTAAAGACGTGTTTGGCAAGGAATCCAGATGAGAGAGGAAGCGCTGAGGAGTTGTTGAAGCATCCGTTTCTTCGGAATGTTTCTGATGATCAGAAGAAAGTGATGGTTACCGGCGCCGCGGGAAGTAGGAGAGAACCGGCGGTTGTGCTTGAATCTAAGGATGCCAAAAAGAAGCCTTTAAGAGTGAAGATTATTCCACCAAAGCCCTTGCAGTTTAAGAAAGTTTCTCATAGACCCTTGAGGTTGAAGATTATACCTCCAAAACCCCCAGGATGCAAGCTCATACAGGTTTAG
- the LOC108810279 gene encoding RING-H2 finger protein ATL40, whose amino-acid sequence MSSDNGNSDQEIDPDRLFWQNTASYNGSSKILLITIVAFSIIILIVFAYHIYERFVLRRRRSTFQDHTFSVVSEPPKRGLDKVVIASLPTFVVGVNGDNVSATECAVCLTLLEEKAFHVRMLPNCKHVFHVTCVDTWLTTRSTCPICRNEVEPSQRLEPEPREGPVGDGASSSDNKSGGSLAVRLDSFRRILTRERSSDRNDHSRVDQDRVLDLERQ is encoded by the coding sequence ATGAGCTCTGACAACGGAAATAGTGATCAGGAGATCGACCCCGACCGTTTGTTCTGGCAAAACACGGCTTCATACAATGGCAGCAGCAAGATTTTACTCATCACCATCGTTGCTTTCTCTATTATCATCCTCATCGTCTTTGCTTATCATATATACGAAAGATTCGTTCTCCGCCGCCGTAGATCCACCTTCCAAGACCACACTTTCTCCGTCGTCTCTGAACCGCCCAAACGTGGCCTCGACAAAGTTGTCATTGCTTCTCTGCCTACGTTCGTGGTTGGAGTCAACGGTGATAACGTATCGGCTACGGAATGTGCGGTGTGTCTAACCTTGTTGGAGGAGAAAGCTTTCCACGTGAGGATGTTACCGAACTGCAAGCACGTGTTCCACGTGACATGCGTGGACACATGGCTAACAACGCGCTCCACTTGCCCAATTTGTAGAAATGAAGTCGAGCCGAGTCAAAGACTTGAGCCTGAGCCAAGAGAAGGGCCTGTTGGCGACGGTGCATCTTCGTCGGATAACAAAAGTGGCGGGTCATTGGCTGTGCGGTTAGATTCTTTTCGGAGGATTTTGACACGGGAAAGATCTTCGGACAGGAACGATCATTCTCGCGTTGACCAAGATCGTGTATTAGATCTTGAAAGACAATGA
- the LOC108807292 gene encoding E3 ubiquitin-protein ligase ATL41: MSSDDRDHYWFNHHQHHSFWPNPSTYDRNSKIMLAAVVSLSAVILFVFVLHLYARFVLRRRRRETFHGLPVVVRHPFQAPKRGLDPTVIASLPSFTVGAVASATECAVCLSVLEEQDTARELPSCKHVFHVDCVDTWLTACSTCPVCRTEVQPRPRLEPEPREGPVGSDGASAPPLLEEVRVDLPAEAATSSSSDDKTAVSSVSRLDSFKRILTRERSSNMINHTCVVDQDRESELR; this comes from the coding sequence ATGAGCTCCGACGATAGAGATCATTACTGGTTCAACCATCACCAACACCACTCGTTCTGGCCCAACCCTTCTACCTATGACCGCAACAGCAAGATCATGCTCGCAGCCGTTGTCTCTTTATCAGCAGTGATCCTCTTCGTCTTCGTTCTCCATCTCTACGCAAGATTCGTTCTCCGCCGCCGCCGTAGAGAGACTTTCCATGGCCTCCCCGTCGTCGTACGCCATCCTTTTCAGGCGCCAAAACGCGGCCTCGACCCGACGGTCATCGCTTCTCTCCCTAGTTTCACCGTCGGAGCCGTGGCCTCTGCCACCGAATGCGCCGTGTGTCTAAGCGTGTTGGAAGAGCAAGACACGGCGAGAGAGTTGCCGAGCTGCAAACACGTCTTCCATGTCGACTGTGTTGACACGTGGCTCACCGCTTGCTCTACTTGTCCTGTTTGTCGTACTGAAGTCCAGCCAAGGCCAAGACTAGAGCCTGAGCCAAGAGAAGGACCGGTCGGCAGCGACGGTGCCTCAGCGCCGCCGTTGTTGGAGGAAGTCAGGGTAGACTTGCCGGCGGAAGCTGCAACATCTTCTTCGTCGGATGACAAAACAGCTGTTTCATCAGTTTCACGATTAGATTCGTTTAAGAGAATCCTGACAAGGGAGAGATCTTCGAACATGATCAATCATACTTGTGTTGTTGACCAAGATCGTGAATCGGAGTTGAGATAG
- the LOC108807293 gene encoding PLASMODESMATA CALLOSE-BINDING PROTEIN 5: MTGYSPSQLHFHFLLIHLSLFITFTAGQFGGQVSEETELWCVAKNNAEDSSLQAAIDWACGPGGADCSGIQQGGACYDPSDIVKTASYVFNNYYLKNGPADEACSFSNNAAFTSLNPSQGTCKLPSSKQVSNGNIVDVTTSTQGTSVQSSDFSRANRIFSSSWSLPFIILAHIVINHHL, encoded by the exons ATGACTGGCTACTCGCCTTCTCAGCTTCACTTCCACTTCCTCCTaatacatctctctctcttcatcaCCTTCACCGCTGGGCAGTTCGGTGGACAAGTGTCAGAAGAGACAGAGCTCTGGTGCGTGGCGAAGAACAACGCAGAAGACTCTTCACTCCAAGCAGCCATTGACTGGGCTTGTGGCCCAGGAGGCGCCGACTGCTCCGGGATCCAGCAAGGCGGAGCTTGCTATGATCCGTCAGATATAGTGAAAACGGCGTCGTATGTTTTCAACAACTATTACCTGAAGAATGGTCCCGCAGATGAAGCTTGCAGCTTTAGTAACAACGCAGCTTTTACCTCTCTTAATCCCA gtcaaggaacatgcaaacTCCCTTCAAG TAAGCAAGTGAGCAATGGCAATATAGTGGATGTGACCACTTCAACGCAGGGAACAAGCGTACAATCCTCAGATTTTAGCCGAGCGAATCGGATCTTCAGCAGCAGCTGGTCGTTGCCATTCATCATCTTAGCTCACATTGTGATCAATCATCATCTTTAG
- the LOC108807419 gene encoding basic leucine zipper 34 has protein sequence MAQLPPKIPNMTPQWPDFSSQKLSSTAVQNSSWVDEFLDFSACRRGNHRRSISDSIAFLEAPFVRGHTRRENHHFDRFDDEQFMSMFKDDDGLHHNNTNNPSHDNNNNNNELSSNTSTLSDHNSFNGDKEQPSDHNRKHNEEVYSQCKTEPEDGTASNNDSGDSSVNRIIDPKRVKRILANRQSAQRSRVRKLQYITELERSVTSLQAEVSVLSPRVAFLDHQRLLLNVDNSSLKQRIAALAQDKIFKDAHQEALKREIERLREVYQQQSLEKMENANHSQVKGTGANSDVDIKPSIEQDELFNV, from the exons ATGGCACAACTCCCTCCTAAAATCCCCAACATGACACCACAATGGCCTGATTTTTCTTCCCAAAAGCTCTCATCAACCGCCGTACAAAACTCTTCATGGGTAGACGAGTTCCTCGACTTCTCAGCCTGTCGCCGCGGAAACCACCGTCGTTCCATAAGCGATTCCATCGCTTTCCTCGAAGCTCCGTTCGTCAGAGGCCACACCAGGCGTGAAAACCATCACTTTGATAGGTTCGACGATGAGCAGTTCATGTCCATGTTCAAGGACGATGACGGCTTACATCACAATAATACTAATAATCCTTCCcatgacaacaacaacaacaacaatgaaCTGTCCTCGAATACATCCACGCTGTCTGATCATAATAGCTTTAACGGCGACAAAGAACAACCGTCTGATCATAATAGGAAACATAACGAGGAGGTCTACAGTCAATGCAAGACGGAGCCTGAGGACGGTACGGCGTCAAATAACGACTCAGGCGATAGCTCTGTCAACAGAATTATCGATCCCAAAAGGGTTAAGAG AATATTAGCAAATCGGCAATCAGCACAGAGATCAAGGGTGAGAAAACTGCAATATATTACAGAGCTCGAACGTAGCGTTACTTCGTTGCAG GCGGAAGTGTCAGTGTTATCACCAAGAGTTGCATTCTTGGACCACCAGCGTTTGCTTCTAAACGTGGACAACAGTTCTCTCAAGCAACGAATCGCTGCTTTAGCCCAagacaaaattttcaaagatg CGCATCAAGAAGCATTGAAGAGAGAAATAGAAAGGCTTCGAGAAGTGTATCAACAACAAAGCCTCGAGAAAATGGAGAATGCAAATCATTCACAGGTGAAAGGGACCGGAGCTAATTCGGACGTTGACATCAAGCCGTCTATTGAACAAGATGAGCTCTTCAATGTATGA